The following coding sequences lie in one beta proteobacterium CB genomic window:
- a CDS encoding Cytochrome c-type biogenesis protein CcmF gives MIPEFGHYALILALCIAIIQGILPLVGAHQGRREWILLARPAAQTVFLLLAIAFVILAWSFYSNDFSVLYVAEHSNSQMPVIYRLGAVWGGHEGSLLLWIFLLSTWTFLVAQLSKSLDEFMVARVIGVLGLVITGLLLFVLMTSNPFERLLPAAQDGRSLNPLLQDPGLVFHPPMLYMGYVGFSVAFAFAIASLLSGRLDAAWARWSRPWTTAAWVFLTLGIALGSWWAYYELGWGGWWFWDPVENASFIPWLVGTALLHSLAVTEKRGGFKSWTVLLAITAFSLSLLGTFLVRSGVLTSVHAFATDPKRGIFILIFLVLVVGSSLTLYAWRAPKSTLGGKFSFTSRETFILLGNVFLVVSAASVLLGTLYPLLIDALHLGKISVGPPYFNSVFVPIMIPLLVLMGVGPWTSWKNSNLLDVIKRLWIAALVAVIAAALIPFAMGEFTWLSSLGFLLAFWVIASGVLQIIRQAKAGKPTRSFIGMQVAHLGIAVFVIGVTMVGAYQEEKDVRMLAGESVSVGGYQIQLQSVNAVPGPNYKAMQGTFLLTRNGKLEATMYPEKRSYFSSTMPMTEAAIDAGLTRDIYVSLGEELDDKAWAVRVYYKPFVDWIWGGCVLMALGGLLAMSDKRYRMKLKKATA, from the coding sequence ATGATTCCTGAGTTTGGGCATTACGCATTAATTTTGGCCTTATGTATTGCCATCATCCAGGGGATCCTGCCGCTAGTTGGCGCCCACCAAGGGCGACGCGAATGGATTTTGTTGGCTAGACCGGCTGCACAAACGGTTTTCCTTTTACTTGCTATTGCATTTGTGATTTTGGCCTGGAGCTTTTACTCGAATGATTTCTCTGTTCTCTATGTAGCAGAGCATTCAAACTCACAAATGCCGGTCATCTATCGCTTAGGTGCGGTATGGGGTGGTCATGAAGGTTCTTTATTGTTGTGGATTTTCTTGTTATCGACTTGGACATTTTTAGTCGCTCAACTCTCCAAGTCGCTTGATGAATTTATGGTGGCCCGTGTGATCGGCGTCTTAGGCTTAGTCATCACTGGCCTGCTCTTATTTGTTCTCATGACCTCCAATCCGTTCGAGCGATTATTACCAGCTGCCCAGGATGGACGCTCTTTAAATCCGCTTTTACAAGATCCGGGATTGGTCTTTCATCCACCCATGTTGTACATGGGCTATGTTGGCTTCTCGGTAGCATTTGCATTTGCAATTGCGTCTTTATTGTCTGGTCGCCTTGATGCCGCTTGGGCGCGTTGGTCGCGTCCATGGACAACTGCTGCTTGGGTATTTCTAACGCTTGGTATTGCCTTAGGCTCTTGGTGGGCTTATTACGAATTAGGTTGGGGTGGTTGGTGGTTCTGGGACCCTGTTGAGAATGCTTCATTTATTCCCTGGTTGGTTGGCACTGCCTTGCTCCACTCTTTAGCGGTTACTGAGAAGCGTGGTGGCTTTAAGAGTTGGACGGTATTGCTGGCAATTACAGCCTTCTCCCTCTCACTTCTGGGAACCTTTTTAGTGCGCTCTGGAGTACTGACTTCAGTACACGCATTTGCGACTGACCCCAAGCGCGGCATCTTTATTTTGATTTTCTTGGTATTGGTAGTGGGATCCTCTTTAACCCTCTACGCTTGGCGCGCTCCGAAGAGTACGCTTGGTGGTAAGTTCAGCTTCACATCTCGCGAGACCTTTATTTTGTTGGGTAATGTTTTCTTGGTGGTGTCTGCTGCATCAGTGCTCTTGGGTACGCTATATCCCTTGCTGATCGATGCTCTCCACTTAGGTAAGATCTCAGTGGGCCCTCCATATTTCAATAGCGTATTTGTCCCCATCATGATCCCTCTGTTGGTATTGATGGGAGTTGGACCCTGGACTAGCTGGAAAAACTCCAATCTCTTAGATGTGATTAAGCGCTTATGGATTGCAGCCCTAGTGGCAGTGATCGCCGCCGCTTTGATTCCGTTTGCCATGGGTGAATTTACTTGGCTCAGTAGTCTTGGTTTCTTATTGGCTTTCTGGGTCATTGCTTCCGGCGTGTTGCAAATCATTCGCCAGGCAAAGGCAGGTAAGCCTACACGTTCATTCATCGGCATGCAGGTAGCGCATCTCGGTATAGCGGTGTTTGTGATTGGCGTCACGATGGTGGGAGCCTACCAGGAGGAAAAAGATGTGCGCATGCTTGCAGGTGAAAGTGTGAGTGTGGGTGGCTATCAAATACAGCTTCAGAGCGTCAACGCAGTTCCTGGTCCAAACTACAAAGCCATGCAGGGGACTTTCTTGTTGACCCGCAATGGGAAGCTAGAGGCCACGATGTACCCAGAAAAACGTAGCTACTTTTCCTCAACAATGCCAATGACTGAAGCGGCGATTGATGCTGGCTTGACAAGAGATATCTATGTTTCATTGGGTGAAGAGTTAGACGATAAAGCATGGGCAGTGCGAGTCTATTACAAGCCTTTTGTTGATTGGATTTGGGGTGGTTGCGTATTGATGGCGCTGGGCGGCCTCTTGGCAATGTCGGATAAACGTTATCGCATGAAGTTGAAGAAGGCGACGGCATGA
- a CDS encoding CcmE/CycJ protein, with amino-acid sequence MKPRHKRAAIIVGALIAIGIAALLILNALNSNIALYVTPSEVAAGKSPAGQVFRIGGMVKDGSVKRDGLTVNFVITDMVKDIPVAYTGILPDLFKEGKGAVIQGRLNSNGQFIASEVLAKHDENYMPPEAKHALEQAQKNGNK; translated from the coding sequence GTGAAGCCAAGACATAAACGAGCAGCCATTATTGTTGGTGCGCTTATTGCCATCGGTATCGCAGCGCTATTAATTTTGAATGCACTTAACAGCAACATTGCTTTATACGTTACTCCAAGTGAAGTGGCTGCCGGTAAGTCTCCAGCGGGCCAGGTTTTCCGAATTGGCGGGATGGTGAAGGATGGCTCGGTAAAGCGAGACGGCTTAACAGTGAACTTTGTGATTACCGATATGGTGAAAGATATTCCTGTGGCCTACACTGGCATTCTTCCGGACTTATTTAAGGAAGGGAAGGGTGCAGTCATTCAGGGTCGTCTCAATTCAAATGGGCAATTTATCGCTAGCGAAGTATTGGCTAAGCATGACGAAAACTATATGCCTCCAGAGGCTAAGCATGCTTTAGAGCAAGCTCAAAAAAATGGAAATAAATAA
- a CDS encoding Heme exporter protein CcmD: MWNSPAEFFAMGGYALYVWCSFGVCALVLFLEPLAVRARHKAIVRRLRREVMAEHFDQKGGK, encoded by the coding sequence ATGTGGAATAGTCCAGCTGAATTCTTTGCGATGGGCGGTTACGCTCTTTATGTATGGTGCAGCTTTGGTGTTTGTGCCTTAGTACTCTTCTTGGAGCCTTTGGCTGTTCGAGCTCGCCATAAGGCGATCGTACGCAGGCTGCGGCGTGAAGTGATGGCAGAACATTTTGACCAAAAGGGCGGTAAGTGA
- a CDS encoding Heme exporter protein CcmC translates to MSNVNNLSSSRILNWFKFSSPSTFYPLAGKMIPWFWALTFIFGAAGLWVSFFVAPVDAVQGQGYRIIFVHVPASWMSMFIYLVMAAWAGLGLVFNTRLSAMMAQALAPIGAWMAFLSLWTGAFWGKPMWGAWWVWDARLTSELILLFLYLGFIALQASIDNARRADKAGAILALVGVVNVPIIYFSVKWWNTLHQGASVSLTKAPAMAQTMLWGMLLMALCFWMYSIAVGLMRVRAIILEREAHTDWVKQLNEVKH, encoded by the coding sequence ATGAGTAATGTAAATAATTTATCTTCAAGCCGCATCCTGAATTGGTTCAAATTCTCGAGCCCAAGCACCTTTTATCCGCTCGCTGGAAAAATGATTCCTTGGTTCTGGGCGCTCACGTTTATTTTTGGTGCTGCTGGCTTATGGGTGAGTTTCTTTGTGGCGCCCGTGGATGCAGTTCAGGGCCAAGGTTATCGCATTATTTTTGTCCATGTGCCTGCCTCCTGGATGTCCATGTTCATCTACTTAGTGATGGCCGCTTGGGCTGGATTGGGTTTGGTATTTAATACACGCTTATCAGCGATGATGGCGCAGGCCTTAGCTCCCATCGGTGCCTGGATGGCTTTTCTGTCTTTGTGGACCGGTGCTTTCTGGGGGAAGCCAATGTGGGGCGCTTGGTGGGTGTGGGATGCGCGCTTAACTTCTGAGCTCATATTGCTCTTTTTGTACCTCGGATTTATTGCCTTGCAAGCCTCCATTGATAACGCGCGCCGTGCTGATAAAGCAGGTGCAATCTTGGCCTTAGTTGGCGTTGTGAATGTACCTATTATTTATTTTTCAGTGAAATGGTGGAATACCTTGCATCAAGGTGCATCTGTTTCATTGACTAAGGCCCCAGCGATGGCTCAGACAATGCTCTGGGGAATGCTGTTGATGGCTCTGTGCTTCTGGATGTACTCAATCGCAGTAGGGTTAATGCGTGTGCGTGCCATCATTTTGGAGCGCGAGGCCCATACTGATTGGGTTAAGCAATTAAATGAGGTAAAGCATTGA
- a CDS encoding Heme exporter protein CcmB, producing the protein MNAFIAIVHRDLLLVMRRKSEVLTALFFFVIVTSLFPLGIGADTALLRKIAPGVIWVAALLSTLLGLQRMFAADYADGTLEQLVLSPNSFTALVFGKIVAHWLVCGFPLVLLAPVIGIQFDLDAQSLKVLMAALLLGTPVLSLLGSIGAALTLGVRGGSVLMSLLILPLYIPVLIFGAGAVYASSVGLDITGHFSLLGALFILALAFMPWVSANAVKIAIE; encoded by the coding sequence ATGAATGCTTTTATAGCTATCGTTCATCGCGACCTCTTGCTGGTGATGCGTCGTAAGAGTGAGGTCTTAACGGCATTATTTTTCTTTGTGATTGTGACCAGTCTCTTCCCATTGGGCATTGGTGCCGATACCGCCTTGCTCAGAAAGATTGCGCCTGGTGTTATTTGGGTTGCGGCCTTGCTTTCCACGCTGCTTGGTTTGCAGCGAATGTTTGCGGCTGATTATGCAGATGGCACCTTAGAGCAATTAGTCCTGTCTCCGAATTCATTTACTGCATTGGTATTTGGCAAGATTGTTGCCCATTGGTTAGTGTGTGGGTTTCCCTTGGTTTTGCTGGCACCTGTGATCGGCATTCAGTTTGATTTGGATGCCCAATCTCTGAAGGTGTTGATGGCGGCGCTATTGTTGGGAACCCCGGTTTTGTCCTTATTGGGTTCGATTGGTGCAGCTTTAACGCTGGGCGTGAGGGGTGGCAGTGTTTTGATGAGTCTGCTGATATTGCCTCTTTACATTCCCGTGTTGATTTTTGGTGCTGGCGCTGTCTACGCTAGCAGCGTGGGGCTTGATATCACAGGACATTTTTCCCTACTGGGCGCTTTATTCATTTTGGCATTAGCATTTATGCCTTGGGTTAGTGCTAATGCTGTCAAGATTGCCATCGAATGA
- a CDS encoding Heme exporter protein CcmA: MRLLTGLASPDSGEVLWNGHPIKKEASEYHSKLLFLGHRDALKEDLSAIENLRMYTAIDGIALSERDAFSALWRFGLKGREDLPVNCLSAGQKKRVLMARMVTRRAQVWILDEPFNALDSHAAQELQGLIAEHLEGNGLVLLTSHQPLAIPGLRVLDL; this comes from the coding sequence TTGCGCTTGCTTACTGGCCTTGCCTCCCCTGACTCTGGAGAAGTCCTTTGGAATGGCCATCCCATTAAAAAAGAAGCATCGGAATATCACAGCAAGCTCTTATTTTTAGGTCATCGTGATGCGCTCAAGGAAGATCTCAGCGCTATCGAGAATTTACGCATGTATACAGCCATTGATGGCATTGCGCTTTCAGAGCGAGATGCTTTTTCTGCGCTCTGGCGATTTGGTCTAAAGGGGCGCGAAGATCTGCCCGTGAACTGCTTATCCGCAGGTCAAAAAAAACGAGTCTTGATGGCGCGTATGGTGACGCGACGGGCGCAAGTCTGGATTTTGGATGAACCTTTTAATGCCTTAGATAGCCATGCTGCGCAGGAGCTGCAAGGCTTGATAGCAGAACATCTTGAGGGTAATGGTCTGGTGTTGTTGACAAGTCATCAGCCGCTAGCCATTCCCGGTTTGAGGGTGTTGGATCTATGA
- a CDS encoding extracellular solute-binding protein, with protein sequence MNSISPRVLEQLAPHGVLSAGVYLGNILLVTGRSSSGEPTGISPDICRAIAKRLGVEINLMGFNTQVEVVEAVASGRCGISLLGSDPARAQKVTFTPAYVELEATYLVPAHSPITDLSQVDQPGIRIASFYKSAYDLWLQRNLKHASLVHADSVKASNELFVSEKLEALAGLKTGLVSVSRDIPGSRILDGQFTGIQQAIAIQKSHLESIEFLNACVAEFIRSGLVADLISKYQVQGLSVAKLPQTTSEGR encoded by the coding sequence TTGAATAGTATTTCACCTAGAGTATTGGAGCAGCTCGCGCCGCATGGTGTTTTATCTGCAGGGGTGTATTTGGGTAATATCTTGTTGGTTACTGGTCGCTCATCTTCGGGCGAGCCGACTGGCATCTCGCCAGATATCTGTCGTGCAATTGCAAAGCGTTTGGGTGTGGAGATCAACCTGATGGGTTTTAATACCCAGGTTGAAGTGGTTGAAGCTGTCGCTAGTGGAAGGTGTGGCATCTCATTATTAGGTTCAGATCCCGCTCGCGCTCAAAAAGTCACATTTACACCTGCTTATGTCGAGCTAGAAGCTACTTACTTGGTTCCCGCTCATTCGCCCATCACTGATCTGTCACAGGTAGATCAGCCAGGCATTCGGATTGCATCTTTTTATAAGAGTGCTTATGACCTTTGGTTGCAACGCAATCTCAAACATGCAAGCTTAGTGCATGCTGATAGTGTGAAAGCTAGTAATGAATTGTTTGTCAGCGAAAAATTAGAGGCTTTAGCAGGTTTGAAAACTGGCCTAGTTTCTGTCTCTAGAGATATTCCTGGATCAAGGATTCTGGATGGTCAATTCACTGGAATACAACAGGCAATTGCTATTCAAAAATCTCACCTGGAGTCGATTGAGTTTTTAAATGCCTGTGTGGCGGAGTTCATTAGATCTGGTTTAGTGGCGGATCTCATTAGCAAATATCAGGTGCAGGGCCTGTCAGTTGCAAAGCTGCCCCAGACAACTTCAGAGGGCCGGTAA